Proteins from a genomic interval of Chroococcidiopsis thermalis PCC 7203:
- a CDS encoding RsmB/NOP family class I SAM-dependent RNA methyltransferase, with protein MDKPSNLLLKLSRRLFDDSTAQEQFIQALTQPQSFPTCIIWCRQKPESLPFAVTTAITWQPAFVDCVSPGEKPGKFPLHEDGYYYCLDFSSVFAASTLLAISEPISTILDMCAAPGGKGIFAWKALQPELLISNEVIGKRLGMLISNLKRCQISPTAVTNIDPQIWTQRLPHTCSLAIVDAPCTGQSLLAKGDKALGCFHPTLIHKNASRQKRILANSAQVVAPQGYLAYMTCTYSIEENEQVCEWFLARFPQFQPVSISHLERYQSHLTTIPCYRLFPQDGMGAGAFTALFQNQENMSQASLNKQLLNLEMLRQQQIAPKFIS; from the coding sequence GTGGACAAGCCTTCAAATTTGTTACTTAAGCTCAGTCGGCGTTTATTTGACGATTCAACAGCACAAGAGCAATTTATTCAAGCCTTAACTCAGCCGCAATCTTTTCCTACCTGCATTATCTGGTGTCGGCAAAAGCCTGAATCTTTACCATTTGCAGTAACAACTGCAATTACATGGCAACCTGCTTTTGTAGATTGCGTATCACCTGGTGAAAAACCAGGAAAGTTTCCTTTACATGAGGACGGTTATTACTATTGCTTAGATTTTTCCTCAGTATTTGCTGCTTCAACCTTGCTAGCTATCTCTGAACCAATTTCCACTATTTTAGATATGTGTGCTGCACCAGGAGGAAAAGGAATTTTTGCCTGGAAAGCATTGCAGCCAGAGTTACTGATAAGTAATGAAGTGATTGGTAAGCGTCTGGGAATGCTAATTTCTAACTTAAAACGTTGTCAAATTAGCCCTACTGCTGTGACAAATATCGATCCGCAGATTTGGACTCAGCGCTTACCTCATACTTGCAGTCTTGCAATTGTTGATGCTCCTTGTACCGGGCAATCTTTACTAGCTAAAGGAGATAAAGCATTAGGATGTTTTCATCCGACTTTAATTCATAAAAATGCTAGCAGACAAAAAAGAATTCTTGCTAACTCTGCTCAAGTTGTTGCTCCGCAAGGCTATCTCGCCTACATGACTTGCACTTATTCAATCGAAGAAAACGAGCAAGTGTGCGAGTGGTTTTTAGCTAGATTTCCACAATTTCAACCTGTGAGTATTTCTCATTTAGAGCGCTACCAATCTCATTTAACCACTATTCCTTGTTATCGTCTATTCCCTCAAGATGGTATGGGTGCTGGAGCTTTCACTGCCTTGTTTCAAAATCAGGAAAACATGAGTCAAGCATCATTAAATAAACAACTATTAAATTTAGAAATGTTGCGAC
- a CDS encoding glycoside hydrolase family 16 protein, producing the protein MQQNLRLRNWKDKVLLAFSALMIVCCPTAALADPPAGNWQLKFSDDFNGSGLDTGKWTPCFYWAPNGCTNGGAGDLQWFSPNNVSVGGGILRLRAERKPSNGLNYTSGMIASHDKFAFQYGYVEFRAKVPKGNGFWPTLWLLSQNKNWPPEIDVAEFVGSNTNNVHMTIHYKNGSGAHESSSGWWGGIDFSGGYHTYGLLWEADKLVWYVDGVERRRYTNSGNIPDEAMYVTATLALGKAWTNSPPDNSTPLPNNLEIDHIKVWQRN; encoded by the coding sequence ATGCAACAAAACCTTCGGTTGCGTAACTGGAAGGACAAAGTTTTGCTGGCTTTTAGTGCCTTGATGATAGTATGTTGCCCCACAGCAGCACTAGCCGATCCTCCTGCTGGTAACTGGCAGCTCAAGTTTAGTGACGACTTCAACGGTTCTGGATTAGATACTGGTAAGTGGACTCCCTGTTTTTATTGGGCTCCCAATGGGTGTACGAATGGCGGCGCTGGCGATTTGCAATGGTTTAGCCCGAATAATGTATCAGTAGGAGGTGGAATCTTACGTTTGCGTGCAGAGCGAAAGCCGTCTAACGGTTTAAATTACACTTCTGGAATGATTGCATCTCACGATAAGTTTGCTTTTCAGTACGGTTACGTGGAGTTTCGCGCTAAAGTGCCTAAAGGCAATGGTTTCTGGCCCACACTATGGTTGTTATCGCAAAACAAAAACTGGCCCCCAGAAATAGATGTTGCCGAATTTGTGGGTTCTAATACAAACAATGTCCACATGACGATCCACTATAAAAACGGTAGTGGCGCTCACGAATCATCATCTGGCTGGTGGGGTGGAATTGATTTTTCTGGCGGCTATCATACATATGGCTTGTTATGGGAAGCAGATAAACTTGTTTGGTACGTGGATGGTGTCGAACGGCGGCGTTACACCAATAGTGGCAATATTCCCGACGAAGCAATGTACGTTACAGCAACTCTTGCTCTCGGCAAAGCGTGGACGAATAGCCCTCCCGACAACTCTACGCCTTTACCAAACAATCTAGAAATCGATCATATTAAAGTTTGGCAACGCAATTAG